A single Candoia aspera isolate rCanAsp1 chromosome 9, rCanAsp1.hap2, whole genome shotgun sequence DNA region contains:
- the RAB11FIP1 gene encoding rab11 family-interacting protein 1 isoform X3: MRSNLTASMFDLSMKDKSRTPFGKLKDKLKGKRGNGLPDTASAIIPSITHSPADSEEESNDKEKKKSKFKTLFSKPGLHKSNISQSMSVLPTLQPVSERVRLRPSDFHSQWSDDEDDDTLTSVSEKPSTNRTNSNVLYPPSVMTHKRTGSGDSKQLNQITAGNAKKDMHSLFGLKPKNDPVSRSNLCINGSHVYMEESESKSDTVPKEGTPSSPQTPQRKRLFSSQENLSFEPDKELENPGRLPFDKQPSGSSSLESFKAMTLPSYKLLAGGDLVENNIPLVSDTPKETKETKKQENKKSGLLSLVTGKKETKISEEMGSTETSLKVKEVKRNEKELARKETSPFQVPVDGRRGHDPAKSNATDAVIVKTSTNPFSENIVEGEKPGKNAASVKPSQTKLVKPRLGVSSEDETKASFFPPVPLPPTCYPSNNENNPFTSKFEAKQKTQEAGRLDSSKNGSVYPGNNPFTSKWMQDSSDLECSAVSVCLPSTSDSENNPFTPKWGQESQTREMEISSLQSPAVSLTETHTIPSQLSNVDDPFVVKVGQETDRIKSPPTSFSSVSLAGNIDNSKYTGEVSSEKFQNENLTYQRDTISNFSDFLSESPPPQSYDLVSVNQKAPYDDKVHRVPPFKENNGMKKLVAFALDESKDDVISSHNDSADEDPFEINENKEAVHSVEKNSSQIIELNIDNSCVSKPDEDKNFHQRGKTLGKEVESGCSSKIEPPVPTARVLIPLPVETNMSGTELSDKTLSVPPKPAPRSGLKVKKGVYLPLTDESKREGVSSCASVPKEIPTDSSIFSEKLSHGCSLTSEMAVLPHGYDGGNMDPSRSGNDYANHIMRTSPGISAVGELNVNPIALPAILEVASDDEQLGDYQQSPENMTVCEDLPRNDFMNLWSSIERRDLASTEKAIGETISGLVQWSNLSDASNTLLKDPANNVLDAVVHQNPRHNLTGMGQKSGDHCEENRQNVCPESSAEPVSLSPLSDPSESCSISSFQSDSLGFNKADSPKKATAEGLDAKVESSGKKKLLQAWVSPSETHPNPGGNSTKLRLHPVKPMNATINQLPVKTLSINTKILDNQTEINLKKYDPSDPAYAYAQLTHDELIQLVLKQKDILAKRDLQVRELEDYIDNLLVRVMEETPNILRIQVHPNKKAGKM; this comes from the exons ATGAGGAGCAACCTGACAGCCAGCATGTTTGATCTATCCATGAAGGATAAGTCTCGGACTCCCTTTGGCAAACTGAAAGACAAATTAAAAGGGAAACGGGGCAATGGGTTGCCAGACACAGCCTCAGCAATTATTCCTAGCATTACTCACTCTCCAGCTGACAGTGAAGAAGAGTCAAAtgacaaagagaagaaaaaatcaaAGTTCAAGACACTGTTCTCTAAGCCTGGTTTGCATAAAAGCAATATTTCTCAGTCCATGTCTGTGCTACCTACTCTCCAGCCTGTTTCAGAGAGAGTTCGACTTCGGCCCAGTGACTTTCATTCACAGTGGAGTGATGATGAAGATGACGACACTTTGACGTCGGTCTCTGAGA agCCCTCTACAAACAGAACCAACAGTAATGTGCTTTATCCCCCTTCTGTCATGACCCACAAAAGAACTGGCAGTGGAGACTCCAAGCAATTAAACCAAATCACTGCTGGCAATGCCAAGAAGGATATGCATTCTTTATTTGGCCTCAAACCCAAAAATGACCCAGTTTCCAGGTCCAATCTGTGTATTAATGGCAGCCACGTTTACATGGAAGAAAGTGAATCAAAGAGTGATACTGTTCCAAAAGAAGGCACTCCATCTTCTCCTCAGACTCCCCAGCGAAAACGTCTCTTTTCGTCTCAGGAGAACTTGTCTTTTGAACCAGACAAGGAACTTGAAAACCCTGGAAGGTTGCCCTTTGATAAGCAGCCGTCTGGATCGTCTTCCTTGGAATCCTTTAAAGCCATGACTCTGCCATCGTACAAACTACTTGCTGGTGGGGATTTGGTGGAAAACAACATTCCATTGGTTTCAGACACTCCAAAAGAAACCAAGGAGACCAAAAAGCAGGAGAACAAGAAGTCTGGCTTGCTGTCTCTTGTgacagggaaaaaagaaacaaaaatcagtgAGGAGATGGGGAGCACTGAAACTTCTCTCAAGGTAAAGGAAGTGAAGCGTAATGAAAAAGAATTGGCAAGAAAGGAGACAAGCCCTTTTCAGGTCCCTGTGGATGGCAGAAGGGGTCATGACCCAGCTAAGAGCAATGCTACAGATGCTGTGATTGTGAAGACATCAACAAATCCTTTCAGTGAAAATATTGTGGAAGGAGAGAAAccaggaaaaaatgcagcttCTGTGAAACCTTCTCAGACGAAACTTGTCAAACCCAG ACTGGGCGTGTCTTCAGAGGATGAAACCAAGGcctccttttttcctcctgtaCCTCTTCCTCCTACTTGCTATccttcaaataatgaaaataatcctTTTACTTCCAAATTTGAGGCAAAACAGAAAACTCAGGAAGCTGGTAGGCTTGATAGTTCAAAAAATGGTTCTGTATATCCTGGTAATAATCCATTCACCTCAAAATGGATGCAGGATTCCAGCGATTTGGAATGCTCTGCAGTTTCTGTCTGCCTTCCTTCTACTTCTGACAGTGAAAATAATCCCTTCACTCCTAAATGGGGACAAGAATCTCAGACACGGGAGATGGAAATCTCTTCCTTACAGTCTCCTGCAGTTTCCCTTACTGAAACTCATACTATTCCTTCTCAGCTTTCTAATGTTGATGATCCTTTTGTAGTCAAAGTAGGACAGGAAACTGATAGAATTAAAAGTCCTCCCACTTCTTTTAGTTCTGTATCTTTAGCTGGAAACATTGATAATTCCAAGTACACTGGTGAAGTTTCTTCAGAAAAGTTTCAAAATGAAAACTTAACTTATCAGAGAGATACTATATCCaacttttctgattttctgtctgAGAGTCCTCCTCCACAGTCTTATGACCTAGTTAGTGTGAACCAAAAAGCTCCATATGATGACAAAGTGCATAGAGTACcaccttttaaagaaaataatgggaTGAAGAAGTTGGTAGCCTTTGCCCTTGATGAATCAAAAGATGATGTAATAAGTAGTCATAATGACAGTGCAGATGAAGATCCATttgagataaatgaaaataaagaagcaGTACATTCAGTTGAAAAGAATAGCAGCCAGATAATTGAATTAAACATAGACAATAGCTGTGTCTCTAAGCCTGATGAAGACAAAAATTTTCATCAGAGGGGGAAAACTTTAGGGAAGGAAGTTGAATCTGGCTGCTCATCTAAAATAGAGCCACCGGTACCAACTGCAAGAGTCCTCATTCCTCTGCCTGTGGAAACCAACATGTCAGGTACTGAATTGAGTGACAAAACTCTCTCTGTACCACCAAAACCAGCACCAAGAAGTGGTTTGAAAGTGAAAAAAGGTGTGTATCTTCCTCTCACTGATGAATCAAAAAGAGAAGGTGTTTCAAGCTGCGCGTCTGTTCCTAAAGAGATTCCTACAGACAGTTCAATCTTTAGTGAAAAGCTAAGCCATGGTTGCTCATTAACTTCAGAAATGGCTGTTCTTCCTCATGGATATGATGGTGGTAACATGGATCCATCTCGAAGTGGTAATGACTATGCTAACCACATAATGAGAACATCACCTGGAATTTCAGCTGTTGGAGAGTTGAATGTAAATCCCATTGCTCTTCCTGCTATTCTAGAAGTAGCTTCAGATGATGAGCAATTAGGTGACTATCAGCAGAGTCCTGAAAATATGACAGTATGTGAAGACTTGCCAAGaaatgattttatgaatttgtggTCTTCCAttgagaggagagatctggcaTCAACTGAGAAAGCTATTGGAGAGACTATATCAGGTCTCGTGCAATGGAGTAATCTTAGCGATGCATCCAACACATTGTTGAAGGATCCAGCCAACAATGTGTTAGATGCAGTAGTACATCAAAACCCACGTCATAACCTAACAGGCATGGGACAGAAGAGTGGAGATCACTGTGAGGAAAATAGGCAGAATGTTTGTCCTGAGTCTTCTGCTGAGCCTGTTTCTCTTTCCCCTCTGTCTGATCCTTCTGAGTCTTGCTCTATTAGCTCTTTCCAATCTGATTCTCTTGGCTTTAATAAAGCAGACTCTCCGAAAAAAGCTACAGCAGAAGGATTGGATGCCAAAGTGGAAAGCTCTGGCAAGAAGAAGCTGCTTCAGGCATGGGTTTCACCCTCTGAAACACATCCCAATCCTGGTGGAAATTCTACCAAACTCAG ACTTCATCCTGTGAAGCCAATGAATGCTACAATAAACCAGCTACCTGTAAAAACCTTGAGCATAAATACTAAGATCCTGGATAACCAGACTGAAATCAATCTGAAG AAATATGACCCTTCAGATCCTGCTTATGCTTATGCTCAGTTAACTCATGATGAACTGATCCAGCTGGTCTTGAAACAGAAAGATATTCTTGCAAAGCGAGACCTCCAGGTACGAGAGCTGGAAGATTATATAGATAACTTGCTTGTTAGAGTCATGGAAGAAACCCCCAACATTCTTCGAATTCAAGTCCACCCCAATAAGAAAGCTGGAAAGATGTAA
- the RAB11FIP1 gene encoding rab11 family-interacting protein 1 isoform X1: protein MSLPGSPAPRWAPTHVQVTVLQARGLRSKAKGGSGSDAYAVMALGKEKFATSVAERCLGSPVWREEATFELPPPPRRGPGGAVGPGPHAVLQLTVFHRSLLGLDKFLGRAEIGLAELQTEGGRHSTRWYSLHSKPGKKEKERGEIEVDIQFMRSNLTASMFDLSMKDKSRTPFGKLKDKLKGKRGNGLPDTASAIIPSITHSPADSEEESNDKEKKKSKFKTLFSKPGLHKSNISQSMSVLPTLQPVSERVRLRPSDFHSQWSDDEDDDTLTSVSEKPSTNRTNSNVLYPPSVMTHKRTGSGDSKQLNQITAGNAKKDMHSLFGLKPKNDPVSRSNLCINGSHVYMEESESKSDTVPKEGTPSSPQTPQRKRLFSSQENLSFEPDKELENPGRLPFDKQPSGSSSLESFKAMTLPSYKLLAGGDLVENNIPLVSDTPKETKETKKQENKKSGLLSLVTGKKETKISEEMGSTETSLKVKEVKRNEKELARKETSPFQVPVDGRRGHDPAKSNATDAVIVKTSTNPFSENIVEGEKPGKNAASVKPSQTKLVKPRLGVSSEDETKASFFPPVPLPPTCYPSNNENNPFTSKFEAKQKTQEAGRLDSSKNGSVYPGNNPFTSKWMQDSSDLECSAVSVCLPSTSDSENNPFTPKWGQESQTREMEISSLQSPAVSLTETHTIPSQLSNVDDPFVVKVGQETDRIKSPPTSFSSVSLAGNIDNSKYTGEVSSEKFQNENLTYQRDTISNFSDFLSESPPPQSYDLVSVNQKAPYDDKVHRVPPFKENNGMKKLVAFALDESKDDVISSHNDSADEDPFEINENKEAVHSVEKNSSQIIELNIDNSCVSKPDEDKNFHQRGKTLGKEVESGCSSKIEPPVPTARVLIPLPVETNMSGTELSDKTLSVPPKPAPRSGLKVKKGVYLPLTDESKREGVSSCASVPKEIPTDSSIFSEKLSHGCSLTSEMAVLPHGYDGGNMDPSRSGNDYANHIMRTSPGISAVGELNVNPIALPAILEVASDDEQLGDYQQSPENMTVCEDLPRNDFMNLWSSIERRDLASTEKAIGETISGLVQWSNLSDASNTLLKDPANNVLDAVVHQNPRHNLTGMGQKSGDHCEENRQNVCPESSAEPVSLSPLSDPSESCSISSFQSDSLGFNKADSPKKATAEGLDAKVESSGKKKLLQAWVSPSETHPNPGGNSTKLRLHPVKPMNATINQLPVKTLSINTKILDNQTEINLKKYDPSDPAYAYAQLTHDELIQLVLKQKDILAKRDLQVRELEDYIDNLLVRVMEETPNILRIQVHPNKKAGKM, encoded by the exons ATGGTACAGTCTTCACTCCAAaccagggaagaaggaaaaagagcgGGGTGAGATTGAAGTGGATATCCAGTTCATGAGGAGCAACCTGACAGCCAGCATGTTTGATCTATCCATGAAGGATAAGTCTCGGACTCCCTTTGGCAAACTGAAAGACAAATTAAAAGGGAAACGGGGCAATGGGTTGCCAGACACAGCCTCAGCAATTATTCCTAGCATTACTCACTCTCCAGCTGACAGTGAAGAAGAGTCAAAtgacaaagagaagaaaaaatcaaAGTTCAAGACACTGTTCTCTAAGCCTGGTTTGCATAAAAGCAATATTTCTCAGTCCATGTCTGTGCTACCTACTCTCCAGCCTGTTTCAGAGAGAGTTCGACTTCGGCCCAGTGACTTTCATTCACAGTGGAGTGATGATGAAGATGACGACACTTTGACGTCGGTCTCTGAGA agCCCTCTACAAACAGAACCAACAGTAATGTGCTTTATCCCCCTTCTGTCATGACCCACAAAAGAACTGGCAGTGGAGACTCCAAGCAATTAAACCAAATCACTGCTGGCAATGCCAAGAAGGATATGCATTCTTTATTTGGCCTCAAACCCAAAAATGACCCAGTTTCCAGGTCCAATCTGTGTATTAATGGCAGCCACGTTTACATGGAAGAAAGTGAATCAAAGAGTGATACTGTTCCAAAAGAAGGCACTCCATCTTCTCCTCAGACTCCCCAGCGAAAACGTCTCTTTTCGTCTCAGGAGAACTTGTCTTTTGAACCAGACAAGGAACTTGAAAACCCTGGAAGGTTGCCCTTTGATAAGCAGCCGTCTGGATCGTCTTCCTTGGAATCCTTTAAAGCCATGACTCTGCCATCGTACAAACTACTTGCTGGTGGGGATTTGGTGGAAAACAACATTCCATTGGTTTCAGACACTCCAAAAGAAACCAAGGAGACCAAAAAGCAGGAGAACAAGAAGTCTGGCTTGCTGTCTCTTGTgacagggaaaaaagaaacaaaaatcagtgAGGAGATGGGGAGCACTGAAACTTCTCTCAAGGTAAAGGAAGTGAAGCGTAATGAAAAAGAATTGGCAAGAAAGGAGACAAGCCCTTTTCAGGTCCCTGTGGATGGCAGAAGGGGTCATGACCCAGCTAAGAGCAATGCTACAGATGCTGTGATTGTGAAGACATCAACAAATCCTTTCAGTGAAAATATTGTGGAAGGAGAGAAAccaggaaaaaatgcagcttCTGTGAAACCTTCTCAGACGAAACTTGTCAAACCCAG ACTGGGCGTGTCTTCAGAGGATGAAACCAAGGcctccttttttcctcctgtaCCTCTTCCTCCTACTTGCTATccttcaaataatgaaaataatcctTTTACTTCCAAATTTGAGGCAAAACAGAAAACTCAGGAAGCTGGTAGGCTTGATAGTTCAAAAAATGGTTCTGTATATCCTGGTAATAATCCATTCACCTCAAAATGGATGCAGGATTCCAGCGATTTGGAATGCTCTGCAGTTTCTGTCTGCCTTCCTTCTACTTCTGACAGTGAAAATAATCCCTTCACTCCTAAATGGGGACAAGAATCTCAGACACGGGAGATGGAAATCTCTTCCTTACAGTCTCCTGCAGTTTCCCTTACTGAAACTCATACTATTCCTTCTCAGCTTTCTAATGTTGATGATCCTTTTGTAGTCAAAGTAGGACAGGAAACTGATAGAATTAAAAGTCCTCCCACTTCTTTTAGTTCTGTATCTTTAGCTGGAAACATTGATAATTCCAAGTACACTGGTGAAGTTTCTTCAGAAAAGTTTCAAAATGAAAACTTAACTTATCAGAGAGATACTATATCCaacttttctgattttctgtctgAGAGTCCTCCTCCACAGTCTTATGACCTAGTTAGTGTGAACCAAAAAGCTCCATATGATGACAAAGTGCATAGAGTACcaccttttaaagaaaataatgggaTGAAGAAGTTGGTAGCCTTTGCCCTTGATGAATCAAAAGATGATGTAATAAGTAGTCATAATGACAGTGCAGATGAAGATCCATttgagataaatgaaaataaagaagcaGTACATTCAGTTGAAAAGAATAGCAGCCAGATAATTGAATTAAACATAGACAATAGCTGTGTCTCTAAGCCTGATGAAGACAAAAATTTTCATCAGAGGGGGAAAACTTTAGGGAAGGAAGTTGAATCTGGCTGCTCATCTAAAATAGAGCCACCGGTACCAACTGCAAGAGTCCTCATTCCTCTGCCTGTGGAAACCAACATGTCAGGTACTGAATTGAGTGACAAAACTCTCTCTGTACCACCAAAACCAGCACCAAGAAGTGGTTTGAAAGTGAAAAAAGGTGTGTATCTTCCTCTCACTGATGAATCAAAAAGAGAAGGTGTTTCAAGCTGCGCGTCTGTTCCTAAAGAGATTCCTACAGACAGTTCAATCTTTAGTGAAAAGCTAAGCCATGGTTGCTCATTAACTTCAGAAATGGCTGTTCTTCCTCATGGATATGATGGTGGTAACATGGATCCATCTCGAAGTGGTAATGACTATGCTAACCACATAATGAGAACATCACCTGGAATTTCAGCTGTTGGAGAGTTGAATGTAAATCCCATTGCTCTTCCTGCTATTCTAGAAGTAGCTTCAGATGATGAGCAATTAGGTGACTATCAGCAGAGTCCTGAAAATATGACAGTATGTGAAGACTTGCCAAGaaatgattttatgaatttgtggTCTTCCAttgagaggagagatctggcaTCAACTGAGAAAGCTATTGGAGAGACTATATCAGGTCTCGTGCAATGGAGTAATCTTAGCGATGCATCCAACACATTGTTGAAGGATCCAGCCAACAATGTGTTAGATGCAGTAGTACATCAAAACCCACGTCATAACCTAACAGGCATGGGACAGAAGAGTGGAGATCACTGTGAGGAAAATAGGCAGAATGTTTGTCCTGAGTCTTCTGCTGAGCCTGTTTCTCTTTCCCCTCTGTCTGATCCTTCTGAGTCTTGCTCTATTAGCTCTTTCCAATCTGATTCTCTTGGCTTTAATAAAGCAGACTCTCCGAAAAAAGCTACAGCAGAAGGATTGGATGCCAAAGTGGAAAGCTCTGGCAAGAAGAAGCTGCTTCAGGCATGGGTTTCACCCTCTGAAACACATCCCAATCCTGGTGGAAATTCTACCAAACTCAG ACTTCATCCTGTGAAGCCAATGAATGCTACAATAAACCAGCTACCTGTAAAAACCTTGAGCATAAATACTAAGATCCTGGATAACCAGACTGAAATCAATCTGAAG AAATATGACCCTTCAGATCCTGCTTATGCTTATGCTCAGTTAACTCATGATGAACTGATCCAGCTGGTCTTGAAACAGAAAGATATTCTTGCAAAGCGAGACCTCCAGGTACGAGAGCTGGAAGATTATATAGATAACTTGCTTGTTAGAGTCATGGAAGAAACCCCCAACATTCTTCGAATTCAAGTCCACCCCAATAAGAAAGCTGGAAAGATGTAA